One region of Pygocentrus nattereri isolate fPygNat1 chromosome 14, fPygNat1.pri, whole genome shotgun sequence genomic DNA includes:
- the rab3db gene encoding RAB3D, member RAS oncogene family, b isoform X1: METHLVHRQRLPCGPLTDQEGRMATVSDSRLQQQPSQKDAADQNFDYMFKLLIIGNSSVGKTSFLFRYADDSFTSAFVSTVGIDFKVKTVFRNNKRIKLQIWDTAGQERYRTITTAYYRGAMGFLLMYDITNQDSFNAVQDWATQIKTYSWDNAQVILVGNKCDLEDDRLIPTEDSQRLADELGFQFFEASAKDNINVKQVFERLVDVICEKMNETMEGDGGPLANHKDPNLQDSIAEGHSSCAC; the protein is encoded by the exons ATGGAGACGCACCTCGTCCATCGCCAGAGGCTACCGTGTGGCCCTCTGACTGACCAGGAGGGGAGG ATGGCGACGGTGAGTGATTCACGCTTGCAGCAACAGCCCTCTCAGAAGGATGCAGCTGATCAAAACTTTGATTATATGTTCAAGCTTCTCATCATTGGCAACAGCAGTGTCGGCAAAACCAGCTTCCTTTTCCGCTACGCTGATGACTCCTTCACTTCGGCTTTCGTCAGCACCGTGGGCATCGACTTCAAGGTCAAAACTGTTTTCCGCAACAACAAGCGGATTAAGCTGCAGATCTGG GACACAGCCGGACAGGAGCGCTATAGAACCATCACTACAGCTTACTACAGAGGAGCCATGGGCTTCCTGCTAATGTATGATATTACCAACCAGGATTCTTTCAATGCTGTACAAGACTG GGCTACTCAGATTAAGACCTACTCATGGGACAATGCCCAGGTAATTTTGGTGGGTAATAAGTGTGATTTGGAAGATGACCGACTCATTCCAACAGAAGACAGCCAGCGACTGGCTGATGAACTAG GATTTCAGTTTTTTGAGGCAAGTGCCAAAGATAACATCAACGTGAAGCAGGTGTTCGAGCGACTGGTGGATGTGATCTGTGAGAAGATGAATGAAACTATGGAAGGAGACGGTGGTCCACTCGCCAATCACAAAGACCCCAACTTACAGGACTCCATCGCCGAGGGACACAGCAGCTGTGCCTGCTAA
- the rab3db gene encoding RAB3D, member RAS oncogene family, b isoform X2 has translation MTDSGGYAQRMATVSDSRLQQQPSQKDAADQNFDYMFKLLIIGNSSVGKTSFLFRYADDSFTSAFVSTVGIDFKVKTVFRNNKRIKLQIWDTAGQERYRTITTAYYRGAMGFLLMYDITNQDSFNAVQDWATQIKTYSWDNAQVILVGNKCDLEDDRLIPTEDSQRLADELGFQFFEASAKDNINVKQVFERLVDVICEKMNETMEGDGGPLANHKDPNLQDSIAEGHSSCAC, from the exons ATGACAGACTCTGGAGGCTATGCTCAGAGG ATGGCGACGGTGAGTGATTCACGCTTGCAGCAACAGCCCTCTCAGAAGGATGCAGCTGATCAAAACTTTGATTATATGTTCAAGCTTCTCATCATTGGCAACAGCAGTGTCGGCAAAACCAGCTTCCTTTTCCGCTACGCTGATGACTCCTTCACTTCGGCTTTCGTCAGCACCGTGGGCATCGACTTCAAGGTCAAAACTGTTTTCCGCAACAACAAGCGGATTAAGCTGCAGATCTGG GACACAGCCGGACAGGAGCGCTATAGAACCATCACTACAGCTTACTACAGAGGAGCCATGGGCTTCCTGCTAATGTATGATATTACCAACCAGGATTCTTTCAATGCTGTACAAGACTG GGCTACTCAGATTAAGACCTACTCATGGGACAATGCCCAGGTAATTTTGGTGGGTAATAAGTGTGATTTGGAAGATGACCGACTCATTCCAACAGAAGACAGCCAGCGACTGGCTGATGAACTAG GATTTCAGTTTTTTGAGGCAAGTGCCAAAGATAACATCAACGTGAAGCAGGTGTTCGAGCGACTGGTGGATGTGATCTGTGAGAAGATGAATGAAACTATGGAAGGAGACGGTGGTCCACTCGCCAATCACAAAGACCCCAACTTACAGGACTCCATCGCCGAGGGACACAGCAGCTGTGCCTGCTAA
- the rab3db gene encoding RAB3D, member RAS oncogene family, b isoform X3: MATVSDSRLQQQPSQKDAADQNFDYMFKLLIIGNSSVGKTSFLFRYADDSFTSAFVSTVGIDFKVKTVFRNNKRIKLQIWDTAGQERYRTITTAYYRGAMGFLLMYDITNQDSFNAVQDWATQIKTYSWDNAQVILVGNKCDLEDDRLIPTEDSQRLADELGFQFFEASAKDNINVKQVFERLVDVICEKMNETMEGDGGPLANHKDPNLQDSIAEGHSSCAC; this comes from the exons ATGGCGACGGTGAGTGATTCACGCTTGCAGCAACAGCCCTCTCAGAAGGATGCAGCTGATCAAAACTTTGATTATATGTTCAAGCTTCTCATCATTGGCAACAGCAGTGTCGGCAAAACCAGCTTCCTTTTCCGCTACGCTGATGACTCCTTCACTTCGGCTTTCGTCAGCACCGTGGGCATCGACTTCAAGGTCAAAACTGTTTTCCGCAACAACAAGCGGATTAAGCTGCAGATCTGG GACACAGCCGGACAGGAGCGCTATAGAACCATCACTACAGCTTACTACAGAGGAGCCATGGGCTTCCTGCTAATGTATGATATTACCAACCAGGATTCTTTCAATGCTGTACAAGACTG GGCTACTCAGATTAAGACCTACTCATGGGACAATGCCCAGGTAATTTTGGTGGGTAATAAGTGTGATTTGGAAGATGACCGACTCATTCCAACAGAAGACAGCCAGCGACTGGCTGATGAACTAG GATTTCAGTTTTTTGAGGCAAGTGCCAAAGATAACATCAACGTGAAGCAGGTGTTCGAGCGACTGGTGGATGTGATCTGTGAGAAGATGAATGAAACTATGGAAGGAGACGGTGGTCCACTCGCCAATCACAAAGACCCCAACTTACAGGACTCCATCGCCGAGGGACACAGCAGCTGTGCCTGCTAA
- the epor gene encoding erythropoietin receptor produces MTNVRRSVLAIYALYLAFASSAGQTFESKVEQLLHDEPENIKCFTETLRDLTCFWDEKEDRNSSFGQYAFTYQYQNENSSVCAVSVLGAAGKRLFLCRLSRIEFFVPLHLCVYQGGRELYNRSLSIDQVLLLDPPANVTVVRTRLQRQLNVTWLPPALKYMDDSMMYEVRYVVEGSPMRKEIVKDSTKLTLRGLQPNSKYKVWVRVKLDGISYNGYWSAWSDPVFGTTPPSDLDPLILVLVLIISLILILLSLTVLLSHHKFLLKKLWPDIPSPERKFPGLFTVYKGDFQEWLGHNNGSTWPVHMYTEELPAPLEVLSEASLAAPLPSHVSNPRPEATPRAAPYSREESDTMEEGEDQLETRGMDAGLHDRWQEPRHTHWLMEQLRALQEHPEALSQSSLLESQDTYVTLNQNSQHTREDEQGDDILEESLPLQALFASRGTSLSAASHSDLGSLQQSSGSGRLSSQSSFEYPNHTWSPNGPGYAYMAVADSGVSMDYSPMSSSRITDMGKGVTYTNEYKNDILEHRQPLSGQLIHSQY; encoded by the exons ATGACAAATGTCAGAAGAAGCGTTTTAGCGATTTATGCACTTTATTTGGCTTTTGCCTCGAGCGCAGGACAAACTTTTGAAAGCAAAG TTGAACAGTTGCTTCATGACGAGCCGGAGAACATCAAATGCTTTACTGAGACCTTGAGGGACTTAACCTGCTTCTGGGATGAAAAGGAAGACAGGAATAGTTCCTTCGGCCAGTACGCATTCACCTACCAATACCA GAATGAAAACAGCAGCGTGTGTGCCGTGTCTGTGCTGGGAGCAGCTGGTAAGAGGCTATTCCTCTGCAGGCTGTCCCGAATTGAGTTCTTTGTGCCACTCCACCTGTGCGTGTATCAGGGAGGAAGGGAACTCTACAACCGCAGCCTCTCAATCGACCAAGTCT TGCTGTTGGATCCTCCTGCCAATGTTACTGTGGTGAGGACAAGGCTACAGAGGCAGCTGAATGTCACCTGGCTGCCTCCTGCCCTCAAGTACATGGACGACAGTATGATGTATGAGGTCAGATATGTCGTGGAGGGGAGCCCCATGAGGAAG GAAATAGTGAAGGACAGCACAAAGCTCACCCTGCGTGGCCTTCAACCGAACAGCAAGTACAAAGTGTGGGTCCGTGTCAAACTTGATGGCATCAGCTATAATGGTTACTGGAGCGCTTGGTCTGATCCTGTGTTTGGGACTACTCCCCCAAGTG ACTTGGACCCACTGATTTTGGTACTGGTTCTCATCATCTCTCTGATCCTCATCCTGCTGTCTCTCACTGTTCTTCTGTCCCATCACAA ATTCCTGTTAAAGAAACTGTGGCCTGATATCCCTTCACCTGAGCGCAAGTTCCCAGGTCTCTTTACTGTCTACAAGGGAGACTTCCAG GAGTGGCTTGGCCACAATAACGGCAGCACATGGCCAGTCCACATGTACACCGAGGAGCTTCCTGCCCCTCTGGAAGTGTTGTCCGAGGCAAGTCTGGCAGCACCACTTCCCAGTCACGTATCTAACCCGAGGCCTGAAGCCACACCTAGAGCAGCTCCTTACTCCAGAGAGGAGTCAGACACCATGGAAGAAGGGGAGGATCAGCTAGAGACAAGGGGCATGGATGCAGGTTTGCATGATAGATGGCAAGAACCTCGTCACACCCACTGGTTGATGGAGCAGCTGAGGGCCCTTCAGGAACATCCGGAAGCCCTCTCTCAATCATCACTCCTTGAATCACAAGACACGTATGTTACTCTCAACCAGAACTCTCAACACACCAGGGAAGATGAGCAAGGGGACGATATCTTGGAGGAGTCACTGCCCCTGCAGGCCCTCTTCGCCAGCAGAGGGACCTCTTTGTCTGCTGCCTCCCATTCCGATCTTGGCTCCCTCCAGCAAAGCTCTGGGTCAGGAAGACTGTCTTCCCAGTCAAGTTTTGAGTATCCAAACCACACATGGTCACCTAACGGGCCAGGATATGCTTACATGGCTGTGGCAGACTCCGGAGTCTCCATGGACTACAGTCCAATGAGCTCCAGCAGAATAACAGACATGGGCAAAGGTGTCACCTATACCAATGAGTACAAGAACGACATTCTTGAGCACAGGCAGCCACTCTCTGGCCAACTAATTCACTCTCAGTACTGA